One Bacillus sp. FJAT-52991 genomic region harbors:
- the fsa gene encoding fructose-6-phosphate aldolase — protein sequence MKLFIDTANMEEIKEAHSWGILSGVTTNPSLVAKEDVPFHDRLREITDLVSDSVSAEVIALDAEGMVEEGRELAKIAPNITVKVPMTPEGLKAVAIFAKEGIKTNVTLIFSANQALLAARAGATYVSPFLGRLDDIGTNGLDLIEQIADIFTIHGIETEIIAASIRHPQHVTEAALRGAHISTIPFKVLQQMFKHPLTDKGIDAFLADWEQRKAK from the coding sequence ATGAAGTTATTTATCGATACAGCTAATATGGAAGAGATTAAAGAAGCCCATTCATGGGGGATTTTATCAGGAGTAACAACGAACCCTTCTTTAGTTGCGAAGGAAGATGTGCCATTTCATGATCGTCTTCGTGAAATTACAGACTTAGTTAGTGATTCTGTCAGCGCTGAAGTCATTGCTCTTGATGCAGAGGGAATGGTCGAAGAGGGTCGTGAACTAGCAAAAATTGCTCCGAATATTACTGTGAAAGTACCGATGACACCAGAAGGATTAAAGGCGGTAGCCATTTTTGCTAAAGAAGGTATTAAAACAAATGTGACATTGATTTTCAGTGCAAATCAAGCATTATTAGCCGCTCGTGCAGGTGCTACTTATGTATCTCCGTTTTTAGGGCGTCTTGATGACATTGGCACTAATGGATTAGATCTCATTGAACAAATTGCTGATATCTTCACAATTCATGGGATTGAAACAGAAATTATTGCCGCATCCATTCGCCATCCACAGCATGTCACAGAAGCCGCTCTTCGTGGTGCACATATTTCTACTATTCCGTTTAAAGTGCTACAACAAATGTTCAAACATCCATTAACAGATAAAGGAATTGATGCTTTCCTTGCTGATTGGGAACAACGAAAAGCAAAATAA
- a CDS encoding class II fructose-bisphosphate aldolase produces the protein MPLVSMTDMLNKAKEEKYAVGQFNLNNLEFTQAILQAAEEEKSPVILGVSEGAARYMGGFKLVVAMVEALMEEYKVTVPVAIHLDHGSSFEMCAKAIHAGFTSVMIDGSHHPLEENISLTKKVVELAHIHGVSVEAELGRIGGQEDDLIVDDAEAMYAIPAECDQLVRETGVDCFAPALGSVHGPYKGEPNLGFDRMEEVMNLTGVPLVLHGGTGIPTKDIQRAISLGTAKINVNTENQIASAKTVREVLAEKPDLYDPRKYLGPARDTIKETVKGKMREFGSSGKA, from the coding sequence ATGCCTTTAGTTTCCATGACAGACATGCTTAACAAAGCAAAAGAAGAAAAATACGCTGTAGGGCAATTTAACTTAAACAATCTTGAATTCACACAAGCGATTTTACAAGCAGCAGAAGAAGAAAAATCACCTGTAATTCTTGGGGTTTCTGAAGGCGCTGCCCGTTATATGGGTGGTTTTAAATTAGTCGTTGCTATGGTAGAAGCCTTAATGGAAGAGTACAAAGTAACTGTGCCAGTGGCTATTCATTTAGACCATGGCTCAAGCTTTGAAATGTGTGCCAAAGCGATTCATGCAGGATTCACTTCTGTTATGATCGATGGGTCTCACCATCCGTTAGAGGAAAATATTTCATTAACGAAAAAAGTAGTTGAGCTTGCACACATTCATGGTGTATCTGTAGAGGCTGAGCTTGGACGCATCGGCGGTCAAGAAGATGATCTTATTGTAGATGATGCAGAAGCAATGTACGCGATTCCTGCCGAGTGTGATCAATTAGTTCGTGAAACGGGTGTAGACTGCTTTGCACCTGCATTAGGCTCTGTCCATGGACCTTACAAAGGTGAACCGAACCTTGGTTTTGATCGTATGGAAGAAGTCATGAATTTAACAGGAGTACCGTTAGTTCTTCATGGTGGTACAGGCATTCCAACAAAAGATATCCAAAGAGCGATCTCTTTAGGAACAGCAAAAATTAATGTTAACACTGAAAACCAAATTGCTTCTGCGAAAACGGTTCGCGAAGTATTGGCTGAAAAACCAGATCTATATGATCCGCGCAAATATTTAGGGCCTGCACGTGACACGATTAAAGAAACAGTTAAAGGCAAAATGCGTGAGTTCGGTTCTTCAGGTAAAGCGTAA
- a CDS encoding response regulator: MSEKILIVDDQFGIRILLNEVLQKEGYETFQAANGVQALEIADEHKPDLVLLDMKIPGMDGIEILKRMKQKNSDIRVIIMTAYGELDMIQEAKNLGALTHFAKPFDIDDIRQTVKEYIAY; the protein is encoded by the coding sequence ATGAGCGAGAAAATATTGATTGTTGATGATCAATTTGGAATTCGAATTTTATTAAATGAGGTATTACAAAAAGAAGGGTATGAAACCTTTCAAGCGGCAAATGGCGTACAGGCGCTAGAGATTGCGGATGAGCATAAGCCGGACTTAGTTTTATTAGATATGAAGATTCCCGGAATGGATGGAATAGAGATTTTGAAAAGGATGAAACAAAAAAATAGTGATATTCGGGTCATTATTATGACCGCTTATGGAGAGCTTGATATGATTCAAGAGGCAAAAAATCTGGGTGCCTTGACTCATTTTGCTAAACCATTTGATATTGATGATATTCGCCAAACGGTAAAGGAGTACATTGCTTATTAA
- a CDS encoding DUF2529 family protein, with amino-acid sequence MFSTQLNGLLQRIADKEVDQIEDGARLLAQAAIGDGTIFIKGLNEMKAVEAEAVLGAEPLVHAKPLLSIDHVSEIDRLLLVSRFADDEEALTIAKELQEKNIPFIAIAGATSTENESLENVADIFINTKLLKGLLPNEQGERTAFPSSIAALYIYFLLKLTIDEILLDND; translated from the coding sequence ATGTTCTCTACTCAACTAAATGGACTACTCCAGCGAATTGCTGATAAAGAGGTCGACCAAATCGAAGATGGTGCTCGTTTACTTGCACAAGCAGCGATCGGTGACGGCACTATTTTTATAAAAGGATTGAATGAAATGAAGGCAGTAGAAGCGGAAGCGGTACTCGGAGCAGAGCCCCTCGTTCACGCCAAACCACTTTTATCGATCGATCATGTGTCAGAGATCGATCGTCTCCTTCTCGTTAGTCGCTTTGCTGATGACGAAGAGGCTTTGACAATTGCTAAAGAGTTGCAGGAGAAAAACATCCCGTTTATCGCCATTGCCGGTGCTACATCTACAGAGAATGAGTCATTAGAAAATGTAGCAGACATCTTTATCAATACAAAACTATTGAAAGGCTTGCTGCCGAATGAACAAGGCGAACGTACTGCCTTTCCATCTAGCATCGCCGCTCTTTACATTTACTTTTTATTAAAATTAACCATTGATGAAATCTTACTGGACAACGATTGA
- a CDS encoding CTP synthase, with the protein MTKYIFVTGGVVSSLGKGITAASLGRLLKNRGLKVTIQKFDPYINVDPGTMSPYQHGEVFVTDDGAETDLDLGHYERFIDINLSKYSNVTTGKIYSTVLRKERRGEYLGGTVQVIPHITNEIKERVMRAGKETNADVVITEIGGTVGDIESLPFLEAIRQIKSDIGSDNVMYIHCTLIPYLKAAGEMKTKPTQHSVKELRSLGIQPNIIVVRTEMPISQDMKDKLALFCDIAPEAVIEALDADTLYAVPLSLQEQKMDDLVCRHLKIQCHDAEMTEWTALVDKVRNLSRKTKIALVGKYVELQDAYISVAESLKHAGYTFDADIEIDWVNSAEITAENVADQLKDADGILVPGGFGDRGIEGKLAAIQYARENKVPFFGICLGMQLASIEFARNVLNLEGAHSSEIDPTTQYPIIDLLPEQKDVEDLGGTLRLGLYPCKLHKGTKAFDAYNDEVVYERHRHRYEFNNEFREQMEKKGFIFSGTSPDGRLVEVIELKDHPWFVAAQFHPEFTSRPTRPQPLFRDFIEATLQGK; encoded by the coding sequence TTGACTAAATATATTTTTGTGACAGGTGGAGTAGTTTCTTCCTTAGGTAAAGGAATTACAGCTGCATCCCTTGGCCGTTTGTTGAAAAATCGAGGATTAAAGGTAACGATTCAAAAATTTGATCCGTACATCAACGTCGATCCAGGAACGATGAGTCCTTACCAACACGGGGAAGTATTCGTAACAGATGATGGGGCAGAAACGGATTTAGACTTAGGTCACTATGAGCGTTTCATCGACATTAACTTGTCTAAGTACAGCAATGTGACAACAGGAAAAATTTATTCCACGGTGCTTCGTAAAGAGCGTCGCGGCGAATATTTAGGTGGAACAGTTCAAGTAATTCCACATATTACGAACGAAATTAAAGAACGTGTAATGCGTGCGGGTAAAGAAACAAATGCTGACGTAGTTATCACTGAAATTGGTGGAACGGTAGGAGATATTGAATCACTTCCTTTCCTTGAAGCGATCCGTCAAATTAAGAGTGATATCGGTTCAGACAATGTAATGTATATCCACTGTACATTAATTCCTTACTTAAAAGCGGCTGGCGAAATGAAGACAAAGCCAACGCAACACAGTGTGAAAGAGCTTCGCAGCCTTGGTATTCAGCCAAACATTATCGTCGTTCGTACAGAAATGCCGATTTCTCAAGATATGAAAGATAAGCTAGCTCTTTTCTGTGATATTGCACCAGAAGCAGTGATTGAAGCACTGGATGCAGATACGTTATATGCTGTTCCATTATCTTTACAAGAACAAAAGATGGATGATTTAGTTTGCCGTCATTTAAAAATTCAATGTCATGATGCAGAAATGACAGAATGGACAGCACTTGTTGACAAGGTACGTAACTTGTCACGCAAAACAAAAATTGCCCTTGTTGGTAAATATGTTGAGCTTCAAGATGCGTATATTTCTGTTGCGGAATCATTAAAACATGCAGGCTATACATTTGATGCTGATATTGAGATCGATTGGGTCAATTCTGCGGAAATAACAGCGGAAAATGTAGCCGATCAATTGAAGGATGCAGACGGTATTCTAGTTCCTGGTGGATTTGGCGATCGTGGTATCGAAGGAAAATTAGCAGCCATCCAATACGCTCGTGAAAATAAAGTCCCATTCTTTGGGATTTGCTTAGGTATGCAGCTAGCTTCGATTGAATTTGCAAGAAATGTGTTAAACCTTGAAGGAGCACATTCTTCAGAAATCGATCCGACAACTCAATACCCAATCATCGATCTTTTACCAGAACAAAAAGATGTAGAAGACCTTGGGGGTACATTACGTCTAGGTTTATATCCATGTAAACTTCACAAAGGAACAAAAGCGTTTGATGCTTACAATGATGAAGTGGTGTATGAGCGTCATCGTCATCGTTATGAATTCAACAATGAATTCCGTGAACAAATGGAGAAAAAAGGATTCATCTTCTCAGGTACAAGTCCAGATGGCCGTCTAGTAGAAGTGATTGAGTTGAAAGACCACCCTTGGTTTGTGGCAGCTCAATTCCATCCAGAATTCACATCTAGACCAACTCGTCCACAGCCATTGTTCCGTGACTTCATTGAAGCGACATTACAAGGAAAATAA
- the rpoE gene encoding DNA-directed RNA polymerase subunit delta: MNLKQLSKEERREMSFIEVAFIILEESKQPITFQEILNQIQQCLELSDEELRQRMVQFYTDLNFDGRFITLGENRWGLRAWYPVDQLEEEVAPAVKTRKKKTKKAAKEENFDEDEDIEDLDEADEELEFDEDDIDDLEDEDEIEDLNDLNDLDDDEDDEEEDFEDELVAEDEYDLDDDEDDDRK; this comes from the coding sequence GTGAATTTAAAGCAATTGTCTAAAGAAGAACGAAGAGAGATGTCCTTTATTGAAGTGGCATTTATTATTCTTGAAGAAAGTAAACAACCAATTACATTTCAAGAAATTTTAAATCAAATTCAACAATGTTTAGAGTTGAGTGATGAAGAACTAAGACAGCGTATGGTCCAATTCTACACGGACTTAAATTTTGATGGTCGATTTATCACACTTGGTGAGAATCGTTGGGGACTGCGTGCATGGTACCCAGTTGACCAATTAGAAGAAGAAGTAGCGCCAGCTGTCAAAACGAGAAAGAAAAAGACGAAAAAGGCTGCAAAAGAAGAAAACTTTGATGAAGATGAAGATATAGAAGATCTAGATGAAGCCGATGAAGAATTAGAGTTTGATGAAGACGACATCGACGACTTAGAAGACGAAGATGAAATCGAAGATCTCAATGATTTAAATGATTTAGATGATGACGAAGACGACGAAGAAGAAGACTTCGAAGACGAGTTAGTTGCTGAAGATGAATATGATCTCGATGATGACGAAGACGATGATCGAAAATAA
- the icmF gene encoding fused isobutyryl-CoA mutase/GTPase IcmF, with product MGQTVEIYKPKHHIRFVTASSLFDGHDASINIMRRILQSSGAEVIHLGHNRSVEEIVNAAIQEDVQGIAISSYQGGHVEYFKYIYDLLEERGCAHIRIYGGGGGVIIPKEIKELHDYGIARIFSPEDGRQYGLQGMINRMLEECDYSTVTSSVKEELDQLQNGNVPVVSKLISLAEDQIDADEEQKIAAKEIFNRIQSMGAKAPVIGITGTGGAGKSSLTDELIRRFLNEIPDKKVAVLSIDPTKQKTGGALLGDRIRMNAIFNNRVFMRSLATRNSRTELSLAIKDAIQVVQAAQYDLIIVETSGIGQGDAEIADISDVSMYVMTSEFGAPSQLEKIDMIDFADLIVINKFERKGSEDAKRQVQKQYQRSRNLFDQPLDEMPVYGTIASQFNDQGTNALFAALVETINEKTGTDWAASFSKKANVEKQNVIIPNDRRYYLREITEAVRGYHKRSEEQMNVARRLFQLEGAIEEVQAKETNGEVLSSLEALKAGLEDQLTAESKNILRGWAELREKYAGEKLITKVRDKEIVTELTTTSLSGLPIPKVVLPKYADYGEILRWVYRENVPGSFPYTAGVFPFKRKGEDPKRQFAGEGPPERTNRRFHYLSKGDEAKRLSTAFDSVTLYGEDPDHRPDIFGKIGESGVNVCTLDDMKKLYHGFDLCHPSTSVSMTINGPAPIILAMFMNTAIDQQVKVKEEELGRVLTVEEFADIRSQTLKTVRGTVQADILKEDQGQNTCIFSTEFALRLMGDIQQYFIDQAVRNYYSVSISGYHIAEAGANPISQLAFTLANGFTYVEYYLSRGMDIDDFAPNLSFFFSNGLDPEYTVIGRVARRIWAVTMREKYGANERSQKLKYHVQTSGRSLHAQEIDFNDIRTTLQALMALQDNCNSLHTNAYDEAITTPTEESVRRAMAIQLIITNEHGLSKNENPLQGSFIVEELTDLVEEAVLQEFERINDRGGVLGAMETQYQRGKIQEESMHYEMLKHTGELPIIGVNTYLNPNPPSEEDIDNMEIARATIEEKELQITNLRHFQQKHTDQTAAALNQLKETAISGGNIFAELMNCVQVASLGQITKALYEVGGQYRRNM from the coding sequence ATGGGTCAAACAGTGGAGATATATAAACCTAAGCATCATATTCGCTTTGTGACAGCCTCTAGCCTTTTTGATGGTCATGATGCATCAATCAATATTATGCGTCGGATTTTACAATCGAGTGGAGCGGAAGTGATTCATCTAGGGCATAATCGTTCCGTTGAAGAGATTGTAAACGCTGCTATTCAAGAGGATGTGCAGGGAATTGCGATCTCTTCTTACCAAGGGGGCCATGTTGAGTATTTTAAATATATTTACGACTTGCTAGAGGAAAGAGGATGTGCGCATATTCGCATTTATGGAGGCGGAGGCGGCGTCATCATTCCTAAAGAAATCAAAGAGCTTCATGATTATGGGATTGCTCGTATTTTTTCTCCAGAGGATGGCCGTCAATATGGCTTGCAAGGCATGATTAATCGCATGCTTGAAGAATGTGACTATTCCACTGTAACAAGCTCTGTGAAAGAGGAGCTTGATCAGCTTCAAAATGGCAATGTTCCAGTTGTTTCAAAGTTAATTTCACTTGCTGAAGATCAAATTGATGCGGATGAAGAGCAAAAAATAGCTGCAAAAGAGATCTTTAATCGCATTCAATCGATGGGGGCAAAAGCTCCTGTCATCGGGATTACGGGTACAGGTGGCGCAGGGAAAAGCTCCCTCACTGATGAGTTGATTCGCCGATTTTTAAACGAGATTCCAGATAAAAAAGTAGCGGTTTTATCCATTGATCCAACAAAGCAAAAAACGGGTGGAGCATTGCTTGGTGACCGGATTCGAATGAACGCGATTTTTAACAACCGAGTATTTATGAGAAGCTTAGCGACAAGGAATTCTCGCACGGAGCTGTCGCTTGCTATTAAAGATGCCATTCAAGTGGTGCAGGCGGCTCAATATGATTTAATCATTGTGGAAACGAGCGGAATCGGTCAAGGGGATGCCGAGATCGCGGATATTTCTGATGTTTCGATGTATGTGATGACGAGCGAATTTGGAGCGCCGTCTCAGCTTGAGAAAATCGATATGATCGATTTTGCTGATTTAATTGTCATCAATAAATTTGAAAGAAAAGGTTCCGAAGATGCGAAACGGCAAGTACAAAAGCAGTATCAGCGCAGCCGGAACTTATTTGATCAGCCACTAGACGAAATGCCGGTGTATGGAACGATCGCGAGCCAGTTTAATGATCAAGGCACGAATGCTTTATTTGCTGCTTTAGTAGAGACCATTAATGAAAAAACAGGAACGGATTGGGCGGCTTCTTTTAGCAAGAAAGCCAATGTTGAGAAACAAAACGTCATCATTCCAAATGACCGTCGTTATTATTTACGTGAAATCACTGAAGCGGTGCGCGGCTATCATAAACGGTCTGAAGAACAGATGAATGTTGCACGCCGTCTGTTCCAGCTTGAAGGCGCAATTGAAGAAGTGCAAGCAAAAGAAACGAATGGGGAAGTTCTATCTTCGCTTGAAGCGTTAAAAGCGGGCTTAGAAGATCAATTAACGGCAGAGTCAAAAAATATCCTTCGAGGCTGGGCGGAATTGCGAGAAAAATATGCAGGTGAAAAGCTTATCACAAAGGTGCGCGATAAAGAAATCGTGACGGAATTGACGACGACTAGCTTATCAGGGCTGCCTATTCCAAAAGTAGTTTTGCCGAAATATGCTGATTATGGTGAAATTCTTCGTTGGGTTTACCGCGAAAATGTACCAGGCTCTTTTCCTTATACAGCAGGCGTGTTTCCGTTTAAACGAAAAGGAGAAGATCCGAAGCGGCAGTTTGCGGGAGAAGGACCGCCAGAAAGAACGAATCGCCGCTTCCATTATTTGTCAAAAGGTGATGAGGCGAAGCGCCTAAGTACAGCTTTCGATTCGGTGACATTGTATGGGGAAGATCCGGATCATCGCCCAGATATTTTCGGGAAAATTGGTGAGAGTGGCGTCAACGTTTGTACGCTAGATGATATGAAAAAGTTGTACCATGGCTTTGATCTTTGTCATCCATCAACATCTGTATCAATGACGATTAATGGGCCTGCACCAATCATTTTGGCCATGTTTATGAACACAGCGATCGATCAGCAAGTGAAGGTGAAGGAAGAAGAGCTTGGTCGGGTGCTGACCGTAGAGGAATTCGCTGACATTCGTTCGCAAACGTTGAAAACAGTACGTGGAACGGTACAAGCGGATATTTTAAAAGAAGACCAAGGACAAAATACTTGTATTTTCTCTACGGAATTTGCCTTGCGGTTAATGGGGGATATTCAACAATATTTCATTGATCAAGCGGTGCGTAACTATTACTCGGTATCGATTTCCGGTTATCATATTGCTGAAGCGGGAGCGAATCCTATTTCTCAGCTAGCCTTTACGCTGGCGAATGGATTTACGTATGTTGAATATTACTTAAGTCGCGGCATGGATATTGATGATTTTGCCCCTAACTTATCTTTCTTCTTCTCAAACGGATTGGATCCAGAGTATACGGTTATTGGCCGTGTAGCACGCCGTATTTGGGCGGTCACAATGAGAGAGAAATACGGCGCGAATGAACGCTCACAAAAATTAAAGTATCATGTACAAACGTCAGGTCGTTCACTGCATGCACAGGAAATCGACTTTAATGATATTCGTACTACTTTACAGGCATTGATGGCCTTACAGGATAACTGTAACTCGCTGCATACTAATGCGTATGATGAAGCGATCACGACACCAACAGAGGAATCTGTTCGTCGGGCAATGGCCATTCAATTAATTATTACAAATGAACATGGATTGTCTAAAAATGAAAATCCGCTGCAAGGTTCATTTATTGTGGAAGAGTTAACGGACTTAGTCGAAGAGGCTGTGTTACAAGAGTTTGAGCGCATCAATGATCGTGGCGGCGTACTTGGGGCTATGGAAACGCAATATCAACGCGGAAAAATTCAAGAAGAATCGATGCATTACGAGATGCTCAAGCATACAGGCGAACTGCCAATTATCGGTGTGAACACGTACTTAAATCCGAATCCTCCATCTGAAGAGGATATCGATAATATGGAAATCGCCCGAGCAACAATAGAGGAGAAAGAGCTGCAAATTACGAATTTACGCCACTTCCAGCAAAAGCATACAGATCAAACAGCAGCGGCATTGAATCAGTTAAAGGAAACAGCGATTAGCGGCGGCAATATTTTTGCGGAGCTAATGAATTGTGTACAAGTAGCAAGTCTTGGCCAAATTACGAAAGCTCTCTACGAAGTGGGCGGCCAGTATAGAAGAAATATGTAG
- a CDS encoding TetR/AcrR family transcriptional regulator → MDANKRKVHASVKDEQLIQKRRAEMIKGAVNLFKQKGFHRTTTREIAKASGFSIGTLYEYIRTKEDVLYLVCDSIYDQVKDRLQRIDLEVGTLDSLKLGVGYYFKVVDEMQDEVLVMYQEAKSLSKDALPYVLKKEMDMVSMFERLIRRCVETKELDMDERTIHMLAQNIFVQGQMWGFRRWSLRKSFTIDDYIELQLDLLFSGINGYKTKS, encoded by the coding sequence ATGGATGCAAATAAACGAAAAGTACATGCATCTGTCAAAGATGAACAGTTAATACAAAAAAGGCGGGCCGAGATGATCAAAGGGGCGGTCAATCTTTTTAAGCAAAAAGGCTTTCATCGGACAACAACGAGAGAGATTGCGAAAGCATCGGGGTTTAGCATCGGTACTTTATATGAATATATCCGAACAAAAGAGGATGTCCTTTATCTTGTATGTGATAGCATTTATGACCAAGTAAAAGATCGACTGCAAAGAATCGATTTAGAGGTGGGGACGCTTGATAGCTTAAAGCTAGGTGTCGGTTATTATTTTAAAGTAGTAGATGAGATGCAGGATGAAGTGCTTGTGATGTACCAAGAGGCGAAATCACTTTCAAAGGATGCGCTACCATATGTATTGAAAAAGGAAATGGATATGGTGAGCATGTTTGAGAGATTAATTCGTCGTTGTGTGGAAACAAAGGAATTGGATATGGATGAACGAACGATTCATATGCTTGCACAAAATATTTTTGTTCAAGGGCAAATGTGGGGGTTCCGTCGCTGGAGTTTAAGAAAATCATTTACGATTGATGATTATATTGAGTTGCAGTTGGATTTGCTTTTTTCTGGGATTAACGGATACAAAACGAAAAGCTAA